The genomic window TTTTAGAATATTCTGCTTTAGGAATTAAAGTTGCTTTTACAGAATTGGATATTACTGTTTTACCAAATCCGTGGGATTTAAAAGGAGCAGATGTGAATCAGAAATTTGAAGGAAATGCGCAAATGAATCCATATCCTGAAAAATTGCCAGATTCTATTCAAAACAAATTGGCAGAACGTTACGCTTCTATTTTTAAATTATTTTTAAAACACAAAGACAAAATCAGCAGAGTTACCTTTTGGGGAGTTTATGATGGACAGTCTTGGTTAAACGATTGGCCGATAAAAGGAAGAACGAACTATCCGCTTCCTTTTGATGCCAATTTAAAGCACAAAAAAGCTTATGACAGCATTTTGAATTTGAAAAAGGCTAAAAAATAATTAGTCAAATACGTTTTTAATTGAAATAATAGCAACAATCGGTTGTTTTAAAAAATATTCTTGAAATAAAGTAAACTAAATTTGCGTAATATGTTTTTTTATCTAAATTTACACAACCGATTGTTTTATTTGTTTCAACAGTCTTTCCGCAAGTTTTTCAAAGCCTTGTAGATATATGAGAAGCATTTAAAAAAAACAATTTGGACCTGAAAGGATTTCAAAACCTTTCAGGAGAACTAACTAACCACAAACCACAAAATGAATTACATTTCACAAAAATTATCCATCAAAGAAAAAATTGGGTACAGCTTAGGAGACCTCGCTGCAAATTTAGTCTTTCAGACTTTGATGACGTATCTGGCATATTTCTACACTGATATTTACGGATTATCGCCAACTGATTCTTCTATTATAATGTTAGTGGTAGGTTTAGTTGCTGCTTTTATTTTTAACCCAATAATTGGAGTGCTTGCCGATAGAACCAGTACGAAATGGGGAAAGTTCAGACCGTGGATTTTGGCAACAGCAATTCCGCTTGGAGTTGTGGCATTATTAGCTTTTTCGACTCCAGATTTTGCCTATAAAGGAAAAGTAATTTATGCAGTTGTAACTTATACTTTGCTTTTGCTTTTTTATGCGGGAAATAATCTGCCGTATTCTGCTTTAAGCGGTGTAATTACAGGCGATATGTCCGAAAGAAACAGTATGTCGTCTTATCGCTTTGTGGCTGTTATGTTCGCGCAGTTTTTTGTTCAGGTTTTTATGCTCGGAATTATAAAAAGTGCTGGAGACGGAGATAAGGCAATTGGTATAGAAAAAGTTATGACCGTTCTGGCAATTATCGGAACTATCATGCTTTTAATTACATTTTTAACTACGAAAGAAAGGATTATTCCAAAACCAGAACAAAAATCGAGTATCAAAGAAGATTTGAGCGATTTGGTAAAAAACAGACCGTGGGTAATTATGCTTTCGCTAACGACTTTGGTTTTTGTGACTTTGGCCATGAAAGGCGGTTCGTATGTCTATTATTTTGAAAACTATGTAGATAAAGAACAGTTAGCAATTTTTATTCAGCCTATTTTAGACACTTTATCAAATATCGGATTGAATCATTTTGGTAATGATCCCGTTTCAGCTGGATTTGGATTGTTTAATGCGGGCGGCATTATCTTTATGATCATTGGAATTACTTTGTCTAAAAACCTTGCAGATAAATACGGAAAGCGAAATGTATTCAGATTGTTTTTATTCATTTCAACCTTATTTATTATTGCTTTTTATTTCTTTCCGCCGGCATCAATCAGTTTAATATTTTTCTCCCAAATTCTGCACGGATTTTTCTACGGAATCACAATCCCAATTCTTTGGGCGATGATTGCTGATGTGGCTGACTATTCAGAGTGGCTGAACAACCGCCGTGCAACTGCAATTATTTTCTCTGCAATGATGGTCGGTTTAAAAGCAGGATTGAGTATTGGCGGAGCCTTAACAACATTATTTTTAGGTTATTTTCATTACGCTGCAAATTCACCTGTACAGACAGAAACTGCCATTAACGGAATCAAATTATTGGTCAGCATCTTTCCCGCAATTCCATTTTTAATTGGAGCTGGATTATTGTTTTTCTATAAAATCAATAAACAAATGGAAATGCAGATCGAAACAGAACTTAAAGAAAGAAGAACATAATTATTTAAAAAAATAAGACCACTATGCCTGAAGATAGTATTGAACAAATTAATTTCGAGGAAATTAATAAACTGGCAATTTCAAAGCCATTAGTTTCTCACATTTACACTGCCGATCCTTCTGCGCATGTGTTTAATGGCAAGATTTACATTTATCCGTCACATGATATTGATGCGGGAATTCCGTTCAACGACAACGGAGATCATTTTGGAATGGAAGATTATCACGTTTTTTCGATGGATGACATTTCATCAAAAGCTGTTGATAATGGAGTTGCACTTCATGTAAATGATGTTGAATGGGCAGAAAAACAAATGTGGGCACCGGATGCAGCACATAAAAACGGAAAATATTATTTGTATTTCCCTGCCAAACGAGCCAATGGAATTTTCCAGATTGGAGTCGCTGTAAGCGATTCTCCTGCGGGTCCTTTTTTACCACAACCAGAAGCCATAAAAGGAAGTTATAGTATTGATCCTGCCGTTTTTGAAGACGAAGATGGAAAACATTATATCTATTTTGGCGGTATTTGGGGAGGACAATTGCAGAAATACAGAACCAATAAATACGATCAAGATAACGAAGAACCTTCTGGAAATGAACCTGCTTTAGGACCAATCGTAGCTTTGCTTTGTGATGATATGCTGGAATTTGCAGAAGAGCCAAAAGAAATTAAAATTTTGGATGAAAGTGGAGAAATTCTGCTGGCTGGCGATAACGACCGCCGTTTTTTTGAAGCGTCATGGGTTCACAAATACAATGGAAAATATTATTTCTCTTATTCTACTGGCGACACTCATTTTATTTGTTACGCGATTGGCGATAATCCATATGGACCGTTTACGTATCAAGGAAGAATTTTGAATCCAGTTGTGGGCTGGACGTCGCATCATTCAATTTGTGAAGTTGAAGGAGAATGGTATTTGTTTTATCACGATTCGAGTTTGTCAAAAGGTGTAACGCATTTAAGAAGCATGAAAGTTACCAAAATAGATTATTTAGAAGATGGTTCGATAGTAACAATTGATCCGTACGGGATAAGAAGATTGTTTGATTAAAACTATATTTTATCAATAAAAGAAAAGATGGACTTATGAAAACCGTTTGCGTGAGGGATAGAAGCGGAAAGCCCACAGCCTGACGAAGGAAGAGCGAGGACTTGCAGCGGATAGCCCGGCCCGCCTTTTTCGGCGGGACACGCCCAAATTATCTTGATTTAAAAAATTAACAATTTTAATATCGAAAAGAATTTTTTATAAAAGATTTTTATCTACTTTAGCATAACAGAACGGAACAGAACGGTATGCTAAAAGAAGAAGAAAAATTTGAATTTACAATCAATCACGATAGTGATATCCCGAAGTACCAGCAACTGGTTGACGGGATAACAAATTCGATTGCAGAGAATATTTTGCAAAAGGGAGATTTGCTTCCGTCTGTGAATGTGATTTGCAAAACGTACCAACTTTCGAGAGATACAGTTTTTAAGGCTTACTCGATTTTGAAAGAGCAGAATGTAATAGATTCGGTTCCGAATAAGGGTTATTATGTGGCAGGTGAAACGAGAAAAGTGCTTTTGGTTTTAGACACTTTTAAAGCGTATAAAGAAGTTTTGTATCATTCGGTTGTCAATAATCTGCCTGATAATGTGATTATTGATGTTCAGTTTCATCATTATAATATTGATGTTTTTAAAACGATCATAAATAACGGAATCGGAAAGTATTATAAATATGTGGTGATGAATTTTGACCACACAGCTATTGCTCCGGCGTTGTCGGCAATTTCAAATGATAAACTGCTTTTAATTGACTGGAATATTCAAGCTGGTAAAGCAAGTAATTATGTTTTTCAGGATTTTGGGAAAGCATTTTACGATTCATTGACACAAGCTGTTGATTTGTTTAAAAAGTATAAAAAAATAGATTTTGTTTATCCTGATTTTACAAATCATCCTTGGGAGACGGTTGAGTTTTTTAAGAAATTCTGTGCTGATTTCAATTTTAAATATGCAATTATTACTGACCCTAAAAAGTTCAATATCGAAAAAGAAATTGCTTATATCAGTGTGAGTGACAGGATTCTGGGATACTTTTTAGAACAGTGCAAAGAGAAAGATTTAGAGCCAGGAAAAGACGTTGGATTTTTGTCGTATAACGAAACGCCAATGAAGAAATTTATATACAAAGGAATTTCGGTTGTGTCAACTGATTTTAAAGAAATAGGAACCAAAGCAGCGGCATTTATTACGCATGACGAAGATACTCAGTGTTATGTGCCGACAAATTTAATATTAAGAGAATCATTGTAAATTATGTATTATATCGGATATGATATTGGAAGTTCTTCTGTCAAGGCAGCCTTGGTAGAAGCAGAAACTGGTAAAAAAGTAATCGTTTTGAATGAACCGCAAAACGAAATGGAAATCCTTTCGATTCACCCAGACTGGGCAGAGCAGGATCCTGAAATCTGGTGGCAGCACATTTGTACAGCAACTAAACGAGCCATTAAAGAATCAAATATCGATGCTTCTAAAATTCAGGGAATTGGTATTTCGTATCAAATGCACGGATTGGTGATTGTAGATAAAGAAAAAAATGCACTTCGAAATTCGATTATCTGGTGTGACAGCCGTGCCGTTGAAATTGGAAATAAGGCTTTCGCAGAAATTGGAGAGCAAAAATGTATGGAACATTTATTGAATTCTCCAGGAAATTTTACAGCTTCGAAACTAAAATGGGTAAAAGAAAACGAACCTGAAGTTTATAAGAAAATTGATAAATACATGCTTCCGGGAGATTACATCGCTTTAAAATTGACAGGTGAAGTAACAACAACCAAAAATGGTTTGTCTGAAGGAATGCTTTGGGATTATAAAGAAAATAAAGTAGCCGACTGGCTTTTGGATTATTACGGAATCGATCAGTCTTTGACGCCGAGAATTGTTGAAAATTTTACGAATCAAGGAGTTGTAACAGAGCAAGCTTCGGCGGCATCGGGACTTCCAGCTGGAATTCCGATTGTGTATCGAGCGGGAGATCAGCCAAATAATGCTTTATCATTAAATGTTTTAAATCCTGGAGAAGTAGCGGCAACAGGCGGCACATCTGGAGTTTTTTATGCAGTAAGCGAAATGTCTTCTGGAAAAAGCACTCGAGTAAACAATTTCGTTCACGTAAATTATGAATTAGAAACGCCTAGAGTTGGTAAACTTTTAAATATTAACGGAGCAGGAATTCAGTACAGATGGCTTCGCAATAATATGGGTAACGAAAGTTACGAAGTAATGAATGAAAAAGCTTCGAATGTCGAAGTAGGATCAGAAGGTGTTGTGGTAATTCCGTTTGGAAATGGGGCCGAACGTATGTTCAACAACAAAAATATCGGAACTCATTTTTTAAACCTCAACTTAAATATTCACAACAGTGCACATTTATTTAGAGCTTCTTTAGAAGGAATTGCCTTTTCGTTTGTGTACGGAATGGAATGTTTAAAAGAGGATAATGCGACAATTAATGTCATTAGAGCTGGAAACGATAATTTGTTCCGTTCGGAGATTTTCTCTAATACAGTGGCGACTTTAATTGGTCACGAAATTGAAATTTACAATACAACAGGAGCAGTTGGTGCAGCGAGAGCAGTGGGTTTAAAAGATGGTGATTACAGCAAATTTGGAGCTAATGTGAGCGACAACGATCATGTAATGACGTTTTTACCGTTGCACAACGCAGCCCCTTACGAAACGGCTTATCAAAAATGGAAAACAGAATTAGAATTAATATTAACAAATAAATAAAAAAATCAAATGATAGTTTTAGGAGATAAAGAATACTACAAAGGTATTGGCCAAATTAAATTTGAAGGAAAAGAATCTGATAATCCATTGGCATTTAAATATTACAATCCAGACCAAGTTGTGGCTGGAAAAACAATGCGTGAGCACTTTAAATTCGCTATCGCTTACTGGCATACTTTCTGCGGACAAGGAAGTGATCCATTCGGACCTGGAACACAGCAATTTGCTTGGGATCAGTCTTCAGATCCTTACCAAGCGGCTAAAGATAAGGCAGATGCTGCTTTTGAATTTATCAGCAAAATGGGATTCGATTACTTCTGTTTCCACGATTACGATTTGATTGCTGAAGGAGCAACTTTTGCTGAATCAGAAAAGCGTTTGGCATTTATTACAGATTACTTAAAACAGAAAAAAGCAGATTCTGGAATTAAATTGCTTTGGGGAACTTCAAACTGTTTCTCAAACCCAAGATTCATGAACGGAGCAGCTACAAATCCTGACTTTAATGTTGTGGCAAGAGCTGGAGGACAGGTAAAATTAGCTTTAGACGCAACAATCGCTTTAGGCGGAGAAAACTATGTATTCTGGGGTGGTAGAGAAGGTTATATGTCTTTACTAAACACAGACATGGGGAGAGAATTAGATCACATGGCACAATTCTTAGCAATGTCTAGAGACTATGCAAGAGCACAAGGTTTTAAAGGTACTTTCTTTATTGAGCCAAAACCAATGGAACCATCTAAACACCAATACGATTTTGACTCGGCTACAGCAATTGGATTCTTGAAAAATTATGGTTTAGATAAAGATTTCAAAATCAATATCGAGGTTAACCACGCTACATTGGCACAGCATACTTTTCAACATGAATTAGAAGTGGCTGCAAAAGCTGGAATGTTAGGAAGTATCGATGCCAACAGAGGTGATTATCAAAACGGATGGGATACAGACCAGTTCCCAAATAACATTCAGGAAACGACTGAAGCGATGTTGGTTTTCTTAAAAGCTGGCGGATTGCAAGGCGGTGGAGTTAATTTTGATGCTAAAATCAGAAGAAATTCTACAGATTTAGAAGATGTTTTCTTAGCTCATATTGGCGGTGCTGATACTTTTGCAAGAGCGTTATTGACTGCAGATAAAATTATCACTTCATCACCATACGAAAAATTAAGAACAGAAAGATACAGCTCTTTCGATTCTGGAAAAGGAAAAGATTTTGCTGACGGAAAATTAAGCTTGAAAGATCTTTACACTATCGCACACGAAAATGGAGAATTAAATCTTCAAAGCGGTAAACAGGAATTGTTTGAAAATATCATCAATCAATATATTTAATTGTTGAAATTTAAATAAAACAAACCTAACAGATTTTAAAAATCTGTTAGGTTTGTTTAAAAATATAGTGAGACAGAATACCTGAAATATTTAAAATGATAGTCTTAGAACGTTAAATCATTTTGAAATCTTTTTTTTAGATAAAATTAAAATGTGTATTACGATTATGCCTTGTTTCAAGATTGAAATTTGATAAAAATAGATTAAAGGTTTAGTTACTATTTTTTGATAATTAAAAAAAGGAATAAGTCAGTTTGATAAAATAATAAGTGAGTATTTTTTATTGAAGGTTTTTTGAAGAGCAGAATCAATCTAGATGCACATTTTTCACTCACTAGACTTTACAAGCGCTTCAGTGTACTATTAGCTTGTTTATACAAGATATATACACAATCTTGTCATTTCGACGAAGGAGAAATCTTCGTAAGAAACTCGACAAAGATTAATTCTCAGTGCGGAGCTACTTGTGGAGATTTCTCCTTCGTCGAAATGACAAACTGTATGGTTTATAATCGACGATAAATCACTTTTCGAAAATAACTAATCAAACCAAAAACTATGAAATTTTTTATTGATACTGCGAATCTAGAAGACATTCGAGAGGCCCAATCTCTAGGTGTTCTAGACGGCGTGACAACCAATCCTTCTTTAATGGCAAAAGAAGGCATTACCGGAAAAGAAAATATCCTGAAACATTATCTTGATATTTGTAACATTGTCGATGGCGATGTTTCTGCAGAGGTAATTTCAACCGATTTTGACGGAATGATAAGAGAAGGAGAAGAACTTGCAGCGCTTCATCCGCAGATTGTGGTAAAAACTTCCTATGATTGGCGATGGTATAAAAGCCTGTAAATACTTTTCTTCAAAAGGAATTAAAACCAATGTAACTTTAGTATTTTCCGCAGGTCAGGCTTTATTGGCTGCGAAGGCAGGCGCAACTTATGTTTCTCCGTTTTTAGGAAGATTAGATGATGTTTCTACAGACGGAATGCATCTAATTGAAGAAATCAGAGAAATTTATGATAATTACAACTATCAAACTCAAATATTATCAGCTTCAGTAAGACATACCATGCATATTGTAAATTGTGCAAAAGTAGGTTCAGATGTAATGACTGGACCGCTTTCGGCTATAAAAGGTTTGTTGAAACATCCTTTAACCGATATTGGTTTACAACAATTTGTTGAAGATGCTAAAAAGATGAATTTGTAAAATCAAAATTCTATTTTCCACTATTTTTAAAAGTCCTCCACAGTTAGCTGCCGAGGATTTTTTTTGCTATATGAGCAACCGATTGTTTCTGTTTTTCATTTTGTAAGAAATGTATTGTTTACCGCATAATTCTTTGGATAACAGTGAATAAATTTCTGTAAGCCTTGTTCTATAAGGACTTTTAAAGGATCGACTTTCGAGTGATTCTTCTTCTAACTACTACATCGTTTTAGTTAATTCAGAAGAAAATTTAAATTTTAACTTTTTATGTTTTTTTTAAGATTTTGAATGAAACTATTTATTATCTCTAACGTTTTCGCTGGAATAAATGCTGTTTTTGATAATTGTTTAATATTTTATAAAAATAAATATTGATTACGTTTTTTTTGATGAGTATTTTTTAGAAAATGAGAAAAAAAATTAACGCAACCGATTGTGTGTTGTTGTTTTTTGCATATATTTGTTTTGACTATAACCTATTGTTTATTTGAATTTTAAAAATCAATGGCAGCGAATTCATTCAATTAAGAAAACTAACTAAACCATACTATTAACTCATTAAACCAATTATTTATGACTAACTTTTTAATTACTAAAAGCAGATCAAAATACTTTAAGAATTTGGGATTCTTAATCCTGATGCTGGTATTTTCTGCTGCAGTAAATGCGCAAATTACTGTTTCGGGTACTGTATCTGATGGTAGCGGACCAATACCTGGGGTAAATATTATTGTAAAGGGAACAAAAACAAATACAGTTTCTAATTTTGACGGAACTTATACACTTCAATCTGTTCCTGCCAATAGTATTTTGGTTTTTAGCTTTATAGGATATAAACCATATGAAATTGCAGTAAACAATAGAACTAAAATTGATGCTGTTCTTGAAGAGGATTTAAACGACTTAAAAGAAGTTGTTGTTATTGGATACGGAACTGCGAAAAGAGCAGATTTAACAGGAGCTGTTTCTACGGTTACAAGTGCAGCTATAACTCAATCTGTTCCTACCACTTTTGATCAGGTTTTACAAGGTCGTGCGGCAGGTGTACAGATTCAGCAGAATAGTGGTACTCCGGGCGGAAGTTCTTCTGTACGTATTCGTGGAATCAGTTCGATTACAGGTTCAAATGAACCAATTTATGTAATAGACGGTGTAATTATAGATGGAAACTCAGGTTCTTTAAATTCGAATCCGCTTGCTGCGATTAACCCAAACGATATTGCTTCTATAGATATTTTGAAAGATGCATCAGCAACTGCTATTTATGGTTCTCGAGCTGCAAATGGAGTAATTATGGTAACAACCAAAACGGGAAGAAAAGGAGACTTGGTCTTAAATTTTGATAGTTATGTAGGGTGGCAGCAAATGCCCAAAGAATTACAGGTATTAAATTTAAGAGAATATGGTACTCTTAAAAATACTCGTGCTGATTTAGGAATTGTACAACGTGACAATACTTTTATCAGACCAGATTTATTAGGGGAAGGAACAAACTGGCAGGACGAGTTATTTCAAACAGCTTTAATTCAAAACTATAATTTATCTGCTTCTGGAGGATCAGAAAATACTACTTATGCATTAGGAATGAGCTATTTTGATCAGGAAGGTACTGTAATTGGTTCTTCTTTTGATCGTATGACACTTAGAGGGGTTATCGATTCTCAAGTAAAGAAATGGATGAAAGTTGGAGTAAATATGAATGTATCCAAAGTCAATCAGGTAACAACAGTTAATGATGATTCTGTGATTTTAGTAGCTCTAAAACAAACACCAAACGTTGCAGCCCGTAATGCTGATGGTACTTTTGATGGTCCAGATACAACAGAATTTGTTCAAACCAATCCGTTAGGAATAGCGTTATTGAAAGATAATCATGCTGCAAATTACAATGTTAGAGGAAATGCTTATGCTGAAATTAGTTTTACAAAAGATTTAAAACTTAGAACCCAGTATTCGATAGATTATAACTTCGGAAACAATTATACTTTTAATCCATCATATACGTTTGGAGCCTTGTCTAACGAAGTAAGAGAAGGAAGCAGAACCAAGTCTACTGGCGAAAACTGGATCTGGAATAATTTATTGACTTATAATAAGGTATTCGCAAAACATAACATTAATGCAATGTTAGGTCAGGAATTACAAGAACAAAATTGGGAAAATCTATATGGTTACCGTTCTGGATATTTAACAAACGGAGCTACAGATTTGAATGCTGGAGATCCAACAACAGCTAGAAATTCAAATGCAAGTGCTACAAGATCACTTAGTTCTTATTTCGCAAGAGCAGCTTATTCATTTGATGACAGATATTTTTTAACTGGAACGATTAGAAGAGACGGATCTTCTCAATTTGCCGATGAAAACAAATGGGATTGGTTTCCGTCTGCAGCTTTAGCATGGAAAATTTCAAGCGAAGGATTTTTAAAAGATAATCAGACTATTAACAATTTAAAATTGCGTGCAGGCTGGGGTGTTACAGGTAACTCAAGTGTGCCAAACAATGCCTATACTTCTGTTTATGGAACTTCTGCTACAAACTGGGGAAGCGGGCAAATTGCAACTAATACAGCCAATCCAGATTTGAAATGGGAAAAATCAAATCAAACCAATATTGGTTTAGATCTTGGACTTTTCAACAACAGGGTTGAAATTACTGCAGATGTTTATTATAAAAAAACAGATGATTTATTACTGCGATTATCACTTCCTGCATATGTAGGTACGACAGGGCAGGGATCAACAGCACCGCCTTATGCTAACATCGGATCTCTTGAAAATAAAGGTATTGAGTTTACAATCAACACGATCAATATGCAGAGACAAGATTTTCTTTGGAGATCAAATTTTAATATCTCGATGAATAGATTTAAAGTGTTGAAATTGAATTCAGAATCAGGTGTTTATGATCAGACTTTACAGCAAGGATCAGATGTAACAGTTGTTACCCGCAGTGCAGTTGGCGAAACGTTGGGACAATTTTATGGCTATAAAGTGATTGGGCGTTTTGAAAAAGCAACCGATTTCTATTATAAAGATGCTGCGGGAACGGTAAAACCAACTGCACTTCCAGAAGGAATGCAGATTGGAGAAAACGGAGTCTGGATTGGAGATTATATGTTTGAAGATGTAAATAAAGATGGAGTAATCAACGAAAAAGACGCAGGTTACATTGGAGATCCAAATCCAGATTTTACTTTCGGGTTTACCAACAGCTTCTCTTTCAAAGGATTTGATGTGAGTATTATGTTTACAGGTTCTTACGGAAATGATGTTTTAAATTACCAAAGACGCTGGTTAGAAAATCCTCGTGAAAATACCAATTTATTGAAATCGGCTTTAGGATACGCGCAATTAGACTTAATTGATCCGAATGGACCAAATGATTATCGTAATGTTCAAATTGTAGGCGGAGATCCTTACATGCCAAGAATTGGGGCATCATCAGCATCTTCTGCTTCCAACTATCGTTTAAGCAACAGATTCGTAGAAGATGGATCGTATGTGAGACTTAAAAATATTTCAATTGGCTACAATCTTCCAAAGGACTTATATTCTAAGTACGGAATTTCAAATATCAAAGTATATTCGAATATGCAGAACGTTTTAACCTTTACAAAATATAAAGGATACGATCCAGAAGTTGGTGCAATCAACCAAAACCAGCTTTTAAATGGTATAGATAACGGACGTTATCCTACGCCAGTAACCACTACTCTTGGAATAACTGTTAATTTCTAAAAACTGCACAATGAAAACAAAGAAAATATTTTACACGGCTTTAATTATTGCAATGCCATTTGTTTGGACAGGATGCAGCGATCTTTTAGACGTTGAACCAAATGATGTAATTACAAAGGAAAATTTTTATAAAACAGAATCTGATTTTCAGGCTGCTACGGGACCATTGTACAATAAGGTATGGTTCGATTTTAATGATAAATTTTATTACGGTTTAGGAGACGGACGCGCTGCAAATATGTATGCTCCTTTCTCAGATTACGTTTATCCGTTTACAGATCTAACAGAAACAGGATTAACTGGACCATTAGTTTCGGCTTGGGGTTCATTATATAATGTTGTTCAGCAGTCTAATAACGTAATTATTGGTATATCTGGAAGTTCGCTTAGTGATGCCGTTAAAAACAAATACATTGCAGAAGCTCGTTTTATGAGAGGAACAGCATACTGGTATTTGGCATCATTATGGGGAGATGTTATCATCTCAACAGACCCTAGAGAATTGGTAAAAAATCCACTTGTAAATAAAAATCCATTAAAAGATGTTTACGAATTCTCTATGCGCGATTTAGAATTTGCAGCAAAATATCTTCCGGAAACGGCTGGTCAGGCTGGACGTTTAACCAAATACAGCGCATTCGGAATGCTGTCTCGTGTTTATTTATCATTCTCAGGAATAAGCGATAATCCAAACAGCGGCACTCGCAGCCAGGAATATCTTGATTTAGCTAAAAAAGCAGCAGAAAAAGTAATTAGTTCTGGTCCGTACAGTTTGATGACGAATTATGAAGATTTATTCATGATTGACAATAACAACAACACAGAATCTTTATTTGCCTTACAATGGGTTCCAAACGGAGATTTTGGTGTAAATAATACACAGCAGGCTTATTTTGCATTAGGTTCTGATATTACAGGAGACGATGCGGCTTGGGGTTATTGGACACGAGCTTCTTACAATGTTCTGCAGGAATATGAATCTAAAGATCTCCGCAGAAGAGCAACCTGGATGGGAGACAACGATCATTATGCGGAAATTAATAAAGCGAACGGAGGCTATACAGTCGATCATGCAGCTGATTTTCTTACTGTTAAAAAAGGAGTTGTAGGTTCTACAAAAGACAA from Flavobacterium fluviale includes these protein-coding regions:
- a CDS encoding MFS transporter, coding for MNYISQKLSIKEKIGYSLGDLAANLVFQTLMTYLAYFYTDIYGLSPTDSSIIMLVVGLVAAFIFNPIIGVLADRTSTKWGKFRPWILATAIPLGVVALLAFSTPDFAYKGKVIYAVVTYTLLLLFYAGNNLPYSALSGVITGDMSERNSMSSYRFVAVMFAQFFVQVFMLGIIKSAGDGDKAIGIEKVMTVLAIIGTIMLLITFLTTKERIIPKPEQKSSIKEDLSDLVKNRPWVIMLSLTTLVFVTLAMKGGSYVYYFENYVDKEQLAIFIQPILDTLSNIGLNHFGNDPVSAGFGLFNAGGIIFMIIGITLSKNLADKYGKRNVFRLFLFISTLFIIAFYFFPPASISLIFFSQILHGFFYGITIPILWAMIADVADYSEWLNNRRATAIIFSAMMVGLKAGLSIGGALTTLFLGYFHYAANSPVQTETAINGIKLLVSIFPAIPFLIGAGLLFFYKINKQMEMQIETELKERRT
- a CDS encoding glycoside hydrolase family 43 protein, with protein sequence MPEDSIEQINFEEINKLAISKPLVSHIYTADPSAHVFNGKIYIYPSHDIDAGIPFNDNGDHFGMEDYHVFSMDDISSKAVDNGVALHVNDVEWAEKQMWAPDAAHKNGKYYLYFPAKRANGIFQIGVAVSDSPAGPFLPQPEAIKGSYSIDPAVFEDEDGKHYIYFGGIWGGQLQKYRTNKYDQDNEEPSGNEPALGPIVALLCDDMLEFAEEPKEIKILDESGEILLAGDNDRRFFEASWVHKYNGKYYFSYSTGDTHFICYAIGDNPYGPFTYQGRILNPVVGWTSHHSICEVEGEWYLFYHDSSLSKGVTHLRSMKVTKIDYLEDGSIVTIDPYGIRRLFD
- a CDS encoding GntR family transcriptional regulator → MLKEEEKFEFTINHDSDIPKYQQLVDGITNSIAENILQKGDLLPSVNVICKTYQLSRDTVFKAYSILKEQNVIDSVPNKGYYVAGETRKVLLVLDTFKAYKEVLYHSVVNNLPDNVIIDVQFHHYNIDVFKTIINNGIGKYYKYVVMNFDHTAIAPALSAISNDKLLLIDWNIQAGKASNYVFQDFGKAFYDSLTQAVDLFKKYKKIDFVYPDFTNHPWETVEFFKKFCADFNFKYAIITDPKKFNIEKEIAYISVSDRILGYFLEQCKEKDLEPGKDVGFLSYNETPMKKFIYKGISVVSTDFKEIGTKAAAFITHDEDTQCYVPTNLILRESL
- a CDS encoding xylulokinase; this translates as MYYIGYDIGSSSVKAALVEAETGKKVIVLNEPQNEMEILSIHPDWAEQDPEIWWQHICTATKRAIKESNIDASKIQGIGISYQMHGLVIVDKEKNALRNSIIWCDSRAVEIGNKAFAEIGEQKCMEHLLNSPGNFTASKLKWVKENEPEVYKKIDKYMLPGDYIALKLTGEVTTTKNGLSEGMLWDYKENKVADWLLDYYGIDQSLTPRIVENFTNQGVVTEQASAASGLPAGIPIVYRAGDQPNNALSLNVLNPGEVAATGGTSGVFYAVSEMSSGKSTRVNNFVHVNYELETPRVGKLLNINGAGIQYRWLRNNMGNESYEVMNEKASNVEVGSEGVVVIPFGNGAERMFNNKNIGTHFLNLNLNIHNSAHLFRASLEGIAFSFVYGMECLKEDNATINVIRAGNDNLFRSEIFSNTVATLIGHEIEIYNTTGAVGAARAVGLKDGDYSKFGANVSDNDHVMTFLPLHNAAPYETAYQKWKTELELILTNK
- the xylA gene encoding xylose isomerase; the encoded protein is MIVLGDKEYYKGIGQIKFEGKESDNPLAFKYYNPDQVVAGKTMREHFKFAIAYWHTFCGQGSDPFGPGTQQFAWDQSSDPYQAAKDKADAAFEFISKMGFDYFCFHDYDLIAEGATFAESEKRLAFITDYLKQKKADSGIKLLWGTSNCFSNPRFMNGAATNPDFNVVARAGGQVKLALDATIALGGENYVFWGGREGYMSLLNTDMGRELDHMAQFLAMSRDYARAQGFKGTFFIEPKPMEPSKHQYDFDSATAIGFLKNYGLDKDFKINIEVNHATLAQHTFQHELEVAAKAGMLGSIDANRGDYQNGWDTDQFPNNIQETTEAMLVFLKAGGLQGGGVNFDAKIRRNSTDLEDVFLAHIGGADTFARALLTADKIITSSPYEKLRTERYSSFDSGKGKDFADGKLSLKDLYTIAHENGELNLQSGKQELFENIINQYI